A window from Syntrophorhabdales bacterium encodes these proteins:
- a CDS encoding prepilin-type N-terminal cleavage/methylation domain-containing protein, which produces MREFAHLFLWRADVSTGRRIVTRPRDKGFTLLEILLAIALSALLLVTVYSTYFSIARSIDATLGTQELLETGRIVLEMIKRDIRGISGLRFPFVSTQDEINGKLVASVVFVTSTPSSTNPFRWNKVGYTLIQDRQGQWVFIKKAAKNPDDDLDRRAASRPRQT; this is translated from the coding sequence TTGCGTGAATTTGCCCATCTTTTCCTGTGGAGAGCTGACGTGAGCACAGGACGCAGGATCGTCACGCGACCAAGAGATAAAGGATTCACTCTTCTCGAGATCCTCCTTGCCATCGCTTTGAGTGCGCTCCTGCTCGTCACCGTCTATTCGACCTACTTCTCTATAGCGAGATCCATCGACGCAACGCTGGGAACACAGGAACTCCTGGAAACCGGACGCATAGTGCTCGAAATGATAAAGAGAGACATCAGAGGAATCTCGGGGCTGCGCTTCCCTTTTGTCAGCACCCAGGATGAAATCAACGGAAAACTTGTTGCGAGCGTGGTCTTTGTTACGTCGACGCCGAGTTCCACCAATCCGTTCAGGTGGAATAAAGTCGGCTACACACTGATTCAGGACCGCCAAGGGCAATGGGTTTTTATAAAGAAAGCAGCCAAAAATCCGGATGATGACCTCGATAGGCGCGCCGCATCAAGGCCAAGGCAGACATAA
- a CDS encoding response regulator transcription factor: protein MHILIHIGNTLISEAIRQLLTKNGYDDVMVHGQDSNNGFVPEVVLTDISTISEKLIAGYPNAKILLMDTGVEKERIITTLLSYKIHGILSTDTEFPLLKKALQVVSQGQVWIDNSTVKTFLHDSGIVSKAGKINGITSREKEIIEYVCQGYTNKEIANKLALSEHTVKAHLNRIFKKFNATSRSKLITLVMNSK, encoded by the coding sequence ATGCACATTCTGATCCACATAGGCAACACACTCATCTCGGAGGCTATCAGGCAACTGCTCACAAAGAATGGCTATGACGACGTGATGGTTCATGGCCAGGACAGTAACAACGGTTTTGTGCCCGAAGTGGTTCTGACAGACATTTCCACAATCAGCGAAAAGCTGATAGCAGGTTATCCCAATGCAAAGATTCTCCTCATGGACACCGGTGTCGAAAAAGAGAGAATAATCACGACCCTTCTTTCGTACAAGATTCATGGAATACTTTCAACGGACACTGAGTTCCCTCTACTCAAAAAAGCCCTTCAAGTGGTCAGCCAGGGACAGGTGTGGATCGATAACAGCACTGTAAAGACGTTTCTCCACGATTCCGGCATTGTCTCAAAAGCGGGAAAAATAAACGGCATCACTTCCAGGGAAAAAGAGATCATCGAGTATGTATGCCAGGGTTACACCAACAAAGAAATCGCGAACAAACTCGCCCTCAGCGAGCATACGGTTAAAGCTCACCTCAACAGGATTTTCAAAAAGTTCAACGCCACGAGCCGTTCGAAACTTATCACACTCGTGATGAACAGCAAGTAG
- a CDS encoding DUF192 domain-containing protein translates to MLLRHLVRIAFPVPLAAATALLVATILSFPGHTASTSAVRFHKVTFLTAKASIEAEVADTDQLRARGLMFRTRLDKNRGMIFYFEHTGFHSFYMYNTRIPLCVIFLNEGLKIVDVQEMSPCLETNPSACPVYTPAAACKYAIEVNPEFVRSYGIKTGSLVRIQK, encoded by the coding sequence ATGCTCCTGCGTCATCTTGTAAGAATAGCATTTCCTGTGCCACTGGCAGCCGCTACAGCGCTCCTCGTCGCCACGATCCTCAGCTTCCCCGGGCACACCGCAAGCACGAGCGCCGTTCGCTTCCACAAAGTAACCTTCCTGACTGCAAAAGCCTCGATCGAAGCAGAAGTGGCAGACACCGACCAACTGCGCGCCAGGGGACTCATGTTCCGGACCCGCCTGGACAAAAACAGGGGGATGATCTTCTACTTCGAGCATACAGGCTTTCACTCGTTTTACATGTATAACACACGTATCCCATTATGTGTCATTTTTTTGAATGAGGGTCTGAAGATTGTCGACGTCCAGGAGATGTCTCCTTGTCTGGAAACAAACCCTTCCGCCTGTCCTGTGTACACACCTGCTGCGGCGTGTAAATACGCCATAGAGGTAAACCCGGAGTTCGTGCGGTCTTATGGCATCAAAACGGGTAGCCTGGTGAGAATTCAGAAGTAA
- a CDS encoding surface-adhesin E family protein, producing the protein MVACTTMICVLVLMFGACKDRRESPPAAHWDRVVNGQNNEVYYIDRKAIERVSDDIVRVSVKYAPTKGQFLVSLQELSKELGGADKDISQEYTVSTWEFRCDRPEGRCLSLAHFKKGSKIAGYEYPHPDWTILDNAPSTKMLRELVCAEIGQAQPQK; encoded by the coding sequence GTGGTCGCATGCACCACCATGATCTGTGTTCTGGTACTCATGTTCGGTGCGTGTAAAGACCGGAGGGAATCTCCGCCTGCAGCACATTGGGATAGAGTGGTGAACGGGCAAAACAATGAGGTCTACTACATAGACAGAAAGGCGATTGAACGAGTATCTGATGACATTGTCAGGGTTTCTGTAAAGTATGCCCCTACGAAGGGCCAATTCCTTGTCAGTCTTCAGGAGTTATCCAAGGAACTCGGGGGTGCCGATAAAGACATCAGTCAGGAGTACACAGTATCCACATGGGAGTTCAGATGCGATAGGCCCGAGGGAAGGTGTCTCAGCCTCGCTCATTTCAAGAAGGGCAGTAAGATTGCAGGTTACGAGTATCCTCATCCGGACTGGACCATCCTCGACAATGCTCCAAGCACAAAGATGCTTCGCGAACTCGTGTGCGCGGAAATAGGGCAGGCCCAACCTCAGAAGTAG
- a CDS encoding GAF domain-containing sensor histidine kinase — protein MNSYGDTPCDATAPGDPDRKLRSLLQLGHLIGLDLQLDEMLLQIAKKATEVMEADRFSIFLHDVARDELFTTVALGMGTREIRIPANSGIAGHCLRTGEIIHLDNAYADPRLNREVEVRTGYRTKTLLSMPFYSRDARPLGVAQALNKKKGAFTEEDKVLLRMFINQAAVFIEMGQLQKARIDALEQSRRELERLDRIKTKVIHHVSHELKTPIAVIQGNVRLLKQRLRSVQDADWQTFMDSLERHVRRLSEIQKETRDIFRMSLEAEAASFVEKMVHIEEEAPAYCEMTEEMRQHWQAVKNWAGVHLVAGDKRFRPIRLRPLVERILRIAAARAPHRKIDLAIRGDYTLKLSMNLRALTEVLDGLVRNAFENTPDGSNIEILFGCEEGKIYIHVQDYGIGITDENKVSLFDGFLPARETELYSSKRPYEFGAGGKGLDLLRAKLYAERFGFSISAESSRCRSIPVDQELCPGDVSLCGSCRTADDCRLSGGSMFTLTFPPGSEFSEPASALR, from the coding sequence GTGAACTCTTACGGCGATACGCCTTGCGACGCTACTGCTCCAGGCGATCCGGACCGTAAACTCCGTTCTCTTCTTCAACTCGGCCACCTCATAGGCCTCGACCTCCAGCTTGACGAAATGTTGCTTCAGATCGCAAAGAAGGCGACAGAGGTCATGGAAGCCGATCGCTTCAGCATATTCTTACACGACGTCGCAAGGGATGAACTCTTTACGACAGTCGCTCTGGGCATGGGAACCAGGGAGATCAGGATTCCCGCTAATTCCGGCATCGCCGGACACTGCCTGCGGACGGGCGAAATCATCCATCTGGATAATGCATACGCGGACCCGCGTTTGAATCGAGAGGTTGAGGTGCGCACCGGCTACCGAACCAAGACCCTTCTCTCGATGCCTTTTTACAGCAGGGATGCTCGACCTCTGGGAGTGGCGCAGGCGCTTAATAAGAAGAAGGGAGCTTTTACCGAAGAGGATAAAGTGTTGCTGCGGATGTTTATCAATCAGGCAGCGGTTTTCATTGAGATGGGACAGCTGCAGAAGGCGCGCATCGACGCGCTGGAACAATCGAGGCGGGAACTGGAGAGGCTCGACCGTATCAAGACGAAGGTGATTCACCATGTCTCCCACGAACTGAAAACGCCCATTGCTGTGATACAGGGGAATGTCAGGCTTCTCAAACAGCGCTTACGATCAGTTCAGGACGCGGATTGGCAGACGTTCATGGACTCGCTGGAACGGCACGTGAGGCGATTGTCGGAAATCCAGAAAGAAACGCGTGATATCTTCCGGATGTCTCTTGAAGCGGAGGCGGCTTCTTTCGTCGAAAAGATGGTGCACATTGAGGAAGAAGCACCCGCTTACTGCGAAATGACGGAGGAGATGCGCCAACACTGGCAAGCAGTGAAGAATTGGGCTGGTGTGCACCTCGTCGCCGGCGATAAGCGCTTCAGACCGATCCGGCTACGACCTCTTGTGGAACGGATCCTGAGAATTGCGGCAGCCAGGGCCCCTCATAGAAAGATCGACCTGGCGATAAGAGGGGACTATACGTTAAAACTCTCAATGAATCTGCGGGCCCTGACCGAGGTTCTCGACGGGCTTGTGCGCAATGCGTTTGAGAATACACCCGATGGCAGTAACATCGAAATCCTTTTCGGATGCGAGGAAGGGAAAATTTACATCCACGTCCAGGACTATGGTATAGGTATTACTGACGAAAACAAAGTGTCCCTGTTTGATGGATTTCTCCCTGCTCGAGAGACCGAACTCTACTCCTCAAAAAGACCTTACGAGTTTGGGGCAGGGGGCAAGGGGCTTGATTTGCTGAGAGCAAAGCTTTATGCGGAGCGGTTTGGTTTTTCTATTTCGGCAGAGAGTTCGCGGTGTCGATCTATTCCTGTCGACCAAGAGCTGTGCCCTGGAGATGTTTCATTGTGCGGAAGCTGCAGGACTGCCGACGACTGCAGGCTATCGGGTGGAAGCATGTTTACGCTGACTTTTCCGCCTGGATCTGAGTTTTCGGAACCGGCGAGCGCATTGAGGTAA
- a CDS encoding sensor histidine kinase: MDEKDYLYDLLVHDLVGPLAVVATTVSSLLGKPERYGDLNRLQRECLERIKRNTQKARGLVQDIMEVARAEESVFKCELFTMPELIREALIEGLEFVNPALGDELSRAQSDSDADKILERNGISLSISDSHARASFCHDRRKVLHIVRNLVSNALKYRKEKMDLSVSGENDLVVSVSNDGPVISEGERQALFKRFSRLERNQMKDTPGAGLGLFCVKALVEHMQGQISVSSGRGFNICFTVRIPAMELINQKEDVS; this comes from the coding sequence ATGGACGAAAAAGACTATCTTTACGATCTTCTGGTGCACGACCTGGTGGGACCACTGGCCGTGGTTGCAACAACGGTAAGCAGCCTCCTTGGCAAACCGGAAAGGTATGGCGATCTGAACCGGCTGCAACGGGAGTGCCTCGAACGTATAAAAAGGAATACCCAAAAAGCCAGGGGTCTTGTGCAGGATATCATGGAGGTCGCCCGTGCTGAGGAAAGTGTGTTCAAATGCGAACTTTTCACCATGCCGGAGTTGATCAGAGAAGCGCTGATAGAAGGGCTGGAGTTCGTCAACCCGGCACTGGGAGATGAGCTGTCTCGCGCTCAATCGGACTCGGACGCTGACAAAATTCTCGAGCGGAATGGCATTTCTTTGTCGATATCGGACTCCCACGCACGTGCGTCTTTCTGTCACGATCGCCGAAAGGTGCTACATATAGTACGGAACCTTGTCAGCAATGCACTGAAGTATCGAAAGGAGAAAATGGACCTATCGGTGAGCGGCGAGAACGATCTGGTTGTGAGCGTTTCAAATGACGGTCCTGTCATTTCCGAAGGAGAGCGGCAGGCGCTGTTCAAGAGGTTTTCCCGACTCGAAAGAAACCAGATGAAGGACACGCCAGGTGCAGGTCTTGGGCTCTTTTGTGTCAAAGCCCTTGTAGAGCATATGCAGGGGCAGATCTCTGTCTCAAGCGGGAGGGGGTTCAATATCTGTTTCACCGTACGAATCCCTGCTATGGAATTGATTAACCAAAAGGAGGACGTATCATGA
- a CDS encoding response regulator produces the protein MTASVLEGKRILAVDDESDVLAVLEQEIKDACPSCQLDKATTYEKGAELINANVYDIVILDIMGVRGFDLLELAVKKNLKVGMLTAHALSPEALKKSHDLGARAYLPKDKLGEIMPFLEDILTQEYKTGWKRLLEKLENYFEDEFEPDWKRKAGINYW, from the coding sequence ATGACGGCGTCGGTTTTGGAGGGCAAAAGAATTTTGGCTGTGGATGATGAATCCGATGTGTTGGCCGTGCTGGAGCAGGAGATCAAAGATGCCTGCCCCAGCTGTCAGTTGGACAAAGCAACCACGTACGAAAAAGGAGCCGAATTAATAAATGCAAACGTTTACGATATTGTAATTCTCGATATCATGGGCGTGCGGGGTTTCGACCTTCTCGAACTGGCCGTGAAGAAAAACCTTAAGGTGGGTATGCTCACCGCCCACGCTCTGAGTCCTGAAGCCCTCAAGAAATCCCACGATCTCGGGGCGCGGGCCTATCTGCCCAAGGACAAACTTGGCGAGATAATGCCTTTTCTAGAAGACATTCTCACGCAAGAATACAAGACGGGCTGGAAACGTCTTCTGGAGAAACTTGAGAATTACTTTGAGGATG